Proteins encoded in a region of the Neoarius graeffei isolate fNeoGra1 chromosome 3, fNeoGra1.pri, whole genome shotgun sequence genome:
- the rps29 gene encoding 40S ribosomal protein S29, with protein sequence MGHQQLYWSHPRKFGQGSRACRVCSNRHGLIRKYGLNMCRQCFRQYAKDIGFVKLD encoded by the exons ATGGGCCACCAGCAGCTCTATTGGAGTCACCCAAGAAAATTCGGCCAGGGATCCCGAGCCTG CCGTGTGTGCTCAAACAGACATGGTCTGATCCGCAAATATGGGCTCAACATGTGCCGTCAGTGCTTCAGGCAATACGCCAAAGACATTGGCTTCGTGAAG TTGGATTAA